One bacterium genomic window, GAACCGTTTCCCTCGATACCCCCGTGGTGATCGCCGTGAAAAGCCTCCCCTCGGTGACGGACGTGGGGCTCGAACCGGGGATCGTCAGGACCGGAAGCACGGTGCGTGCCGTCGTTCGAGGGACGAGCCCCGACGGGGGGCCGTTGACGTTCCGGTACAAATGGTTCGTCGACGATGTCCAGGTCAAGGGCGACGCCGCGGAGTTGTCGCTGGAAAATGTCGAAAAGGGGGCATGGGTACACGTCCAGGTGGGATCGAACGACGGCGTCTCCGACGGCGGTTGGAAAAATTCCCCGAAATACCGGGTGTATGGCCCCTCCCCGGTCGTCCGGGTGGAAGGGGCGCCGACCGTTGCCCCGGGGGGTGTCTTCTCCTGGACCGTTTCGGTTTCCGGTGCCGGAGGCGCAACCCCGCCGATCGAACTGGCGTCCGGCCCCGCCGGGATGACGCTGTCCGGCCGAACCATCCGCTGGGCGGTTCCTGAAGATTCGCTCGGGAAAGTGACGCGCTTCGCGGTCAAGGTGGCGGAGGGCGACGGAGTCTATTCCACCCAGGATTTCACCGTGACCCCGCAAAGGTAGCGGATCGTCCAGCCGTCCACGGGCCGATCTCGAATCGTTCGACTTGCACCACCCTTCTCGGATATGGTATTCCGCACGATGATGAATCGCAGGGAAACCCGCCGCATACGTGTCGGTGGCGTGCCGGTGGGCGGCGCCGCGCCCGTCTCCGTCCAGAGCATGACGAACACCGATACCCGGAATGTCCGGGCGACCCTGGCGCAGATACGCTCGCTCGCCCGGGAGGGGTGCGAGATCGCGCGAGTCGCCGTCCCCGACGCGAAGGCGGCGGAGGCGTTCAGGAAGATCCGCGCCGGTTCGCCGATCCCGGTCATCGCCGACATCCACTTCGACCATCGGCTGGCGATCGCCTGCGCCGACGCCGGCGCGGATTGCCTGCGGATCAACCCCGGGAACATCGGCGGGGAGAAGAACACGAACGAGGTCTTGAGGGCGGCGCGGGCGAACCGGATCCCGGTGCGGATCGGCGTCAACGCGGGGTCGGTCGAAAAGGACCTGCTTGCCAGGCACGGGGGTCCGACGCCGAAAGCGCTCGTGGCGAGCGCCGCGCGGTGCCTGGAGATCTGCGGGAAGGCGCGCTTCACGGCGCTCAAATTCTCCCTCAAGGCGTCCGACGCGGTCACCACGATCGAGGCGTACCGCCTCTTCTCCCGCCGATACGATTTTCCGCTGCACATAGGGGTCACGGAGGCGGGTACGATCTTCTCGGGAACGATCAAGTCGTCCGTCGGGATCGGCGTCCTTCTCTCGGAGGGGATCGGCGACACGCTGCGGGTATCGCTCACGGGGCCTCCGGAGGAAGAAGTCCGCGTCGGATGGGAGATCCTGAAAAGCCTCGGGCTGCGCCGTCGCGGGCCGGAATTCATCTCGTGCCCCACCTGCGGGAGGGTGTCGATCGACATCGTGAAGATCGCGACGGAGGTGGAACGGCGGCTGTCGCACTTGACGGTCCCCCTGAAAGTGGCCGTAATGGGGTGCGCCGTCAACGGCCCCGGCGAGGCGCGCGAGGCCGACGTGGGCGTGGCGGGAGGAAAGGGCGAAGGGCTCATCTTCCTGAAGGGCGAAATCGTGAAAAAGGTGAGGGAGAGCGAGATAGCGGCCGAGGTCGTCCGCATCGCGGAGCGGTTGGCAGCCGAAAAAAGGAGAGGCGAGTGATCCGGTATTCCCGATATCTGATGACGACCACCAAGGAGACGCCGTCCGACGCGGAGGTCGTCAGCCACCGGCTGATGCTGCGCGCCGGTCTCCTCCGGAAAGTGGCTTCCGGGATCTACAACTACATGCCCGCCGGGCTGCGCGTGCTGCGCAAGGTTGAGCGGATCCTGCGGGAGGAGATGGACGGGGCGGGGGCGCTGGAGGTGCTGATGCCCGCCGTGGTGCCGTCCGAGCTCTGGAAGGAAAGCGGCCGGTGGGACGCCTACGGGAAGGAGTTGCTCCGATTCAAGGACCGGGCGGACCGGGAGTTCTGCCTCGGCCCCACCCACGAGGAGGTGGTCACCGACCTCGTGCGGCGGGAAGTCCGGTCGTACCGGCAGCTGCCGCTCACCCTCTACCAGATCCAGGACAAGTTCCGCGACGAGATCCGCCCCCGCTTCGGGCTGATGCGCGGCAGGGAGTTCTTCATGAAGGATGCCTACTCGTTCGACGCGGACGAGGAGGGGGCGGCGGAGTCGTACCGGAAGATGTACGACGCCTATCGCCGAATCTTCCGGAGGATGGGGCTCGACTTCCGCGCCGTCGAGGCGGACACCGGGAGCATCGGCGGCTCGAGCTCGCACGAGTTCATGGTGATCGCCGAATCCGGCGAGGATGCGATCGTCTCCTGCGCCTCCTGTTCCTACGGGGCGAACGTCGAGAAGGCGGAGTGTCCGCCCTCCGCGCAGGCGGCCGCACCGATGGGAACGGGAACTGCGAGGGAGGGCGCACCCCGCAAGGTCGCCACCCCCGGCAAGCGGACGATCGAGGAGGTGTCGGCCTTCCTCTCGATCGAACCCGCGACGCTCATCAAGACGCTCCTGTTCGAGACATCCGTCGGGGACGTGGCGGTCCTCGTTTCCGGGTCCCACGAGGTGAACGAGATCAAGGTGAAGAACCACCTCGGCGCGGAGTGGATCCGCCTGGCGTCGGAGGAACACGTGCGGGAGATGACCGGCGCGCCGTCGGGGTTCGCGGGGCCCGTCGGGCTCTCCGTGCGGACGATCGCGGACCACTCGGTGCGGTCGATCGCCTCGGGGGCCACCGGCGCGAACGAGAAGGACCTCCACCTGGTCGAAGTCGTCCCCGGGAGGGATTTCGTCCCGGAAGGGTACGCGGACCTGCGGGTGGTGCGAGAGGGTGACCCGTGCCCCCGGTGCGGCGGAACGCTGCGGTTCTCGCGCGGGATCGAGGTGGGGCACGTCTTCCGGCTCGGCACGAAGTACAGCGAGGCGATGCGGGCGGTCTACCTGGACGAGGGCGGCAGGGAGCGTGTGGCCGTGATGGGGTGCTACGGCATCGGCGTCGGGCGAACCGCGGCGGCGGCGATCGAGCAGAACCACGACGACGACGGGATCGTCTGGCCGATCTCGATCGCCCCGTTCGAGATCGCCGTCATCCCCGTGAACATGAAGCAGGCCGATGTCGTGGCGGCCGCGGAGCGCGCGGCGGCGGATCTCGACGCGCGCGGGGCGGAGGTCTTTTTCGACGACCGGGAAGAGCGCCCCGGGATCAAGTTCAAGGACGCGGACCTGACGGGGATCCCCGTGCGCATAACCTTCGGAGAAAAGAACGTGACGGCCGGGTTCGGCGAGATCCGCGACCGGAAGACGGGGGAGACGATCCGGGTCCCGCTGTCGGAACTCGCGGACGCGGCGATCGCCCTCGTGGAGCGCAAGAAGGCGGAGTGCGCGCCATGAAGAACCGGATCATCGTCGCCCTCGACACCGACTCCCCCGAGGCCGCCCTTGCGACCGTCAAGTCGCTTTCGGGCGAGGTGGGGTTGTTCAAGGTGGGGATGGAGCTTTTCCCCCGGGGCGGGCCCGACCTGGTCCGTCGCATCCGTGAGGCGGGGTTCGAGGTCTTTCTCGACCTGAAATTCCATGACATCCCCAACACGGTCGCCGGCGCCGTACGTTCCGCCGCGGCGC contains:
- the ispG gene encoding flavodoxin-dependent (E)-4-hydroxy-3-methylbut-2-enyl-diphosphate synthase; protein product: MVFRTMMNRRETRRIRVGGVPVGGAAPVSVQSMTNTDTRNVRATLAQIRSLAREGCEIARVAVPDAKAAEAFRKIRAGSPIPVIADIHFDHRLAIACADAGADCLRINPGNIGGEKNTNEVLRAARANRIPVRIGVNAGSVEKDLLARHGGPTPKALVASAARCLEICGKARFTALKFSLKASDAVTTIEAYRLFSRRYDFPLHIGVTEAGTIFSGTIKSSVGIGVLLSEGIGDTLRVSLTGPPEEEVRVGWEILKSLGLRRRGPEFISCPTCGRVSIDIVKIATEVERRLSHLTVPLKVAVMGCAVNGPGEAREADVGVAGGKGEGLIFLKGEIVKKVRESEIAAEVVRIAERLAAEKRRGE
- a CDS encoding proline--tRNA ligase, which translates into the protein MRYSRYLMTTTKETPSDAEVVSHRLMLRAGLLRKVASGIYNYMPAGLRVLRKVERILREEMDGAGALEVLMPAVVPSELWKESGRWDAYGKELLRFKDRADREFCLGPTHEEVVTDLVRREVRSYRQLPLTLYQIQDKFRDEIRPRFGLMRGREFFMKDAYSFDADEEGAAESYRKMYDAYRRIFRRMGLDFRAVEADTGSIGGSSSHEFMVIAESGEDAIVSCASCSYGANVEKAECPPSAQAAAPMGTGTAREGAPRKVATPGKRTIEEVSAFLSIEPATLIKTLLFETSVGDVAVLVSGSHEVNEIKVKNHLGAEWIRLASEEHVREMTGAPSGFAGPVGLSVRTIADHSVRSIASGATGANEKDLHLVEVVPGRDFVPEGYADLRVVREGDPCPRCGGTLRFSRGIEVGHVFRLGTKYSEAMRAVYLDEGGRERVAVMGCYGIGVGRTAAAAIEQNHDDDGIVWPISIAPFEIAVIPVNMKQADVVAAAERAAADLDARGAEVFFDDREERPGIKFKDADLTGIPVRITFGEKNVTAGFGEIRDRKTGETIRVPLSELADAAIALVERKKAECAP